A window from Trueperaceae bacterium encodes these proteins:
- a CDS encoding PstS family phosphate ABC transporter substrate-binding protein, translating to MIRVDGSSTVYPISLAMAEEFTIETRSPVAVAFSGTGGGLSKLCAGEVDVADASRVVRPSELAACARAGIAVIELPVAADAITVVVNAANDFVDCLTVPELRAIWKPGSSITNWRQVRPGFPDAAITLYGPGADSGTFDFFTHAVTGEAGAIRTDYFPSEDDNVLVLGVESDPAALGFFGYAYYALNSSRLKAVAVDAGGGCVAPAAATIVSNAYAPLSRPLFIYVSTRSLASKPRLADFVAFYLAAENRDYIDETGYVAYANDVYAAVAARFAARRTGSAFADFQPGDSVLDALEADE from the coding sequence ATGATCCGCGTGGACGGCTCCTCCACGGTGTACCCCATCTCGCTCGCCATGGCCGAGGAGTTCACCATCGAGACGCGCTCGCCCGTGGCCGTCGCCTTCTCGGGCACGGGCGGCGGACTCTCGAAGCTCTGTGCCGGCGAGGTGGACGTCGCCGACGCGAGCCGCGTCGTGCGGCCCAGCGAGCTCGCCGCCTGCGCCCGAGCCGGGATCGCCGTGATCGAGCTGCCCGTCGCGGCCGATGCGATCACGGTGGTGGTGAACGCCGCCAACGACTTCGTCGACTGCCTGACGGTGCCCGAGTTGCGAGCCATCTGGAAGCCCGGTTCGAGCATCACGAACTGGCGCCAGGTCCGGCCGGGCTTCCCGGACGCCGCCATCACGCTCTACGGTCCCGGCGCCGACAGCGGCACCTTCGACTTCTTCACGCACGCCGTCACGGGCGAGGCGGGCGCCATCCGCACCGACTACTTCCCGAGCGAGGACGACAACGTGCTCGTGCTGGGCGTGGAGAGCGACCCGGCGGCCCTCGGCTTCTTCGGCTACGCCTACTACGCCCTCAACTCGAGCCGGCTCAAGGCGGTGGCGGTCGACGCCGGCGGCGGCTGCGTGGCGCCCGCCGCGGCCACCATCGTCTCCAACGCCTACGCGCCCCTTTCGCGGCCGCTATTCATCTACGTGAGCACCCGGTCGCTGGCGAGCAAGCCCCGCCTCGCCGACTTCGTCGCCTTCTACCTGGCGGCGGAGAACCGCGACTACATCGACGAGACGGGCTACGTGGCGTACGCCAACGACGTGTACGCCGCGGTGGCGGCTCGCTTCGCGGCGCGG
- the hutU gene encoding urocanate hydratase: MVTGTPPTWPIRAARGNVRTAKGWIQEAAIRMLMNNLDPEVAEAPEELVVYGGRGRAARDWNAFRRIVATLERLENDETLLVQSGKPVGVFRTVPAAPRVILANSNLVPKWATWEEFDRLDAAGLMMYGQMTAGSWIYIGTQGILQGTFETFAAAARRHFGGTLAGTLTVTAGLGGMGGAQPLAVTLNGGAVLVVEVDPHRIERRLETRYLDESSVDLDDALARVEAARAERRALSVGLLGNAAEVLPELVRRGVRVDLVTDQTSAHDPLFGYRPVGAPDEDLAGARTRDPADYRRRVLASMAAHCSAIVDLQRAGAVAFDYGNNLRAFALEGGFGDAFAYPGFVPAFIRDQFCEGRGPFRWAALSGDPADIHRTDEAMLELFPDDEGLRRWLTDGVSKFAFQGLPARICWLGYGERDRAGLRLNQMVADGELRAPVVIGRDHLDAGSVASPYRETEAMRDGSDAVADWALLNFALNAVSGAGWVSFHHGGGVGMGYSLHAGQVCVADGSADAADRIARVLLNDPGTGVMRHADAGYDVAVRAARERGMDLPGVTDEVGP; encoded by the coding sequence ATGGTGACGGGAACCCCGCCGACGTGGCCGATACGCGCCGCGCGCGGGAACGTGAGGACGGCCAAGGGCTGGATACAGGAGGCCGCCATCCGGATGTTGATGAACAACCTCGACCCGGAGGTGGCGGAAGCGCCCGAGGAGCTGGTCGTGTACGGCGGCCGCGGCCGCGCGGCGCGCGACTGGAACGCGTTCCGGCGGATAGTCGCCACTCTCGAGCGCCTCGAGAACGACGAGACGCTGCTGGTCCAATCCGGCAAACCCGTGGGGGTGTTCAGGACGGTGCCCGCCGCGCCGCGCGTCATCCTCGCCAACTCCAACCTCGTGCCGAAGTGGGCCACCTGGGAGGAGTTCGATCGGCTCGACGCCGCCGGTCTGATGATGTACGGCCAGATGACGGCCGGCTCCTGGATCTACATCGGCACGCAGGGCATCCTGCAGGGCACGTTCGAGACGTTCGCCGCCGCGGCGCGGCGCCACTTCGGCGGCACGCTGGCCGGCACCCTGACGGTGACGGCCGGCCTGGGCGGCATGGGCGGGGCGCAGCCGCTGGCCGTCACCCTCAACGGCGGCGCCGTGCTCGTCGTGGAGGTCGACCCGCACCGCATCGAGCGCCGCCTGGAGACGCGCTACTTGGACGAGTCGAGCGTCGACCTGGACGACGCGTTGGCGCGGGTCGAGGCGGCGCGCGCCGAGAGGCGCGCACTGTCGGTCGGGCTCCTCGGCAACGCCGCCGAGGTGTTGCCCGAGCTGGTGCGGCGCGGTGTGCGCGTCGACCTGGTCACCGACCAGACGAGCGCTCACGATCCGCTGTTCGGCTACCGCCCCGTCGGCGCGCCAGACGAGGACCTCGCCGGAGCGCGGACGCGCGACCCCGCCGACTACAGGCGCCGCGTGCTCGCGTCGATGGCCGCGCACTGCTCCGCCATCGTCGACCTGCAGCGCGCCGGAGCGGTGGCGTTCGATTACGGCAACAACCTGCGCGCCTTCGCGCTGGAGGGCGGCTTCGGCGACGCCTTCGCCTACCCGGGGTTCGTGCCGGCCTTCATACGCGACCAGTTCTGCGAGGGGCGCGGCCCGTTCCGTTGGGCGGCCCTGTCGGGCGACCCGGCCGACATCCACCGCACCGACGAGGCCATGCTGGAGCTCTTCCCCGACGACGAGGGGCTAAGGCGCTGGCTCACGGACGGCGTGAGCAAGTTCGCGTTCCAGGGCCTACCGGCGCGCATCTGCTGGCTCGGCTACGGCGAGCGCGACCGCGCGGGGCTGCGCCTCAACCAGATGGTCGCCGATGGGGAGCTGCGAGCGCCGGTCGTGATAGGCCGCGACCACTTGGACGCCGGCTCCGTCGCCAGCCCCTACCGCGAGACGGAGGCCATGCGTGACGGCTCCGACGCGGTCGCCGACTGGGCGCTCCTCAACTTCGCCCTCAACGCCGTGAGCGGCGCCGGCTGGGTGAGCTTCCATCACGGCGGCGGCGTGGGGATGGGGTACAGCCTCCACGCGGGCCAGGTCTGCGTGGCCGACGGTTCGGCTGACGCGGCCGACCGGATCGCCCGGGTGCTGTTGAACGACCCCGGGACGGGCGTCATGCGTCACGCCGACGCCGGCTACGACGTCGCGGTGCGCGCCGCGCGGGAGCGCGGCATGGACCTGCCGGGCGTGACGGACGAGGTCGGGCCGTGA
- the hutI gene encoding imidazolonepropionase, giving the protein MALRGGSVVWVGEEAALGGEHVDWPAVDLGGNAVIPGLVDSHTHLVWAGDRLDEYLMRARGASYAAALTAGDGIHATVRATREASEAALLLAARRRAGAFLRSGVTAMEVKSGYGLTTEAELRMLRVARRLGEEGPQRITTTLLAHVPELGVARDAYVDAFVTETLPEAARQGLADAVDVFCDEGAFTLAESRRILEAALTLGLPVKAHAEQLTHTGAARLVAELGGLSADHLELATEGDLAAMAGAGTVATFLPVAALLLKRSPPPREVVRASGVRVALASDHNPGSAPVYGLLPALQLAVATLGMSVEDVLVAGTANAAAALGRPSWGRLEPGSVADYLVVDSPRALTPFYTWGAPSLKEMVIGGQTVWRKDG; this is encoded by the coding sequence ATGGCGCTGCGGGGCGGCAGCGTCGTGTGGGTCGGCGAGGAGGCGGCGCTGGGCGGCGAGCACGTCGACTGGCCGGCGGTCGACCTCGGCGGCAACGCCGTCATCCCTGGGCTCGTGGACTCCCACACCCACCTCGTGTGGGCGGGCGATCGCCTCGACGAGTACCTGATGCGGGCCCGCGGGGCGTCGTACGCCGCCGCGCTGACGGCGGGCGACGGCATCCACGCCACCGTGAGGGCCACGCGCGAGGCGTCCGAGGCGGCGCTCCTGCTGGCGGCGCGGCGGCGCGCGGGGGCGTTCCTGCGGAGCGGCGTGACGGCCATGGAGGTGAAGTCCGGCTACGGGCTCACGACTGAGGCGGAGCTGCGCATGCTGCGCGTGGCGCGACGCCTCGGCGAGGAGGGGCCTCAGCGCATCACCACCACGCTGCTCGCGCACGTGCCGGAACTGGGCGTGGCGCGAGACGCCTACGTCGACGCGTTCGTGACCGAGACGCTGCCCGAGGCGGCGCGCCAGGGGCTGGCCGACGCCGTGGACGTCTTCTGCGACGAGGGGGCGTTCACGCTGGCCGAGTCGCGGCGCATCCTCGAGGCCGCCCTGACCCTCGGCCTGCCCGTGAAGGCGCACGCGGAGCAGCTCACTCACACGGGCGCCGCGCGGCTCGTCGCCGAGCTCGGCGGCCTGTCCGCCGATCACCTGGAACTCGCCACGGAGGGCGACCTGGCGGCGATGGCCGGAGCCGGGACCGTCGCGACGTTCCTGCCCGTCGCGGCGTTGCTCCTCAAGCGGTCGCCGCCGCCGCGCGAGGTCGTGAGGGCGAGCGGGGTGAGGGTCGCCCTGGCGTCCGACCACAACCCCGGGTCGGCGCCCGTGTACGGCCTGCTGCCCGCGCTGCAGCTCGCCGTCGCCACGCTGGGGATGAGCGTGGAGGACGTGCTCGTGGCGGGTACGGCCAACGCCGCAGCGGCTCTCGGCCGGCCAAGTTGGGGCAGGCTCGAGCCCGGCTCGGTGGCCGACTACCTCGTCGTCGACTCGCCGAGGGCGCTCACGCCGTTCTACACGTGGGGGGCGCCGTCGCTCAAGGAGATGGTGATAGGCGGACAGACCGTGTGGCGCAAGGACGGTTGA
- a CDS encoding arginase family protein yields the protein MTGRARHLELPFTGPATFFKAEQRSLTSLAAGDFHVGVLGVPYDFAVGFRPGARFGPAAVRSATGRYAVGPAGYYDFESDAHRLVGAALVDAGDVDVAQLETGESLARVEAAAAALRAAVELPVFVGGDHSMSYPLLRAYGDVPRLHVVQLDAHLDYSAQRNATRYANSSPFRRAVEALPGLVKITTIGLRGVRADSEAFAAARARGHELVSARAVRADLAAVIERLPRGESVYLSVDVDALDAAELPGTGSPEPEGLTYGQVRDLVAATARRNRLVGVDLMELAPDLDPTGRSALLAARLLAETLVAWWEARGGGSQA from the coding sequence GTGACCGGTAGGGCGCGCCACCTCGAGCTGCCGTTCACCGGCCCGGCGACGTTCTTCAAGGCCGAGCAGCGGTCGCTTACGAGCCTCGCGGCCGGCGACTTCCACGTCGGCGTGCTGGGCGTCCCCTACGACTTCGCGGTCGGCTTCCGGCCGGGCGCGCGCTTCGGGCCGGCGGCCGTGAGGAGCGCCACGGGCCGCTACGCGGTGGGGCCCGCCGGCTACTACGACTTCGAGTCGGACGCCCACCGGCTGGTCGGCGCCGCGCTGGTCGACGCGGGCGACGTCGACGTGGCGCAGCTCGAGACGGGGGAGAGCCTCGCGCGGGTGGAGGCCGCCGCCGCGGCGCTCCGCGCCGCCGTGGAGCTGCCCGTCTTCGTGGGGGGCGATCACTCCATGAGCTACCCGCTGCTGCGCGCCTACGGCGACGTGCCGCGCCTCCACGTGGTGCAGCTCGACGCGCACCTCGACTACTCGGCGCAGCGCAACGCCACGCGCTACGCCAACTCGAGCCCGTTCCGGCGGGCGGTGGAGGCGCTGCCCGGCTTGGTCAAGATCACGACCATCGGCCTGCGGGGGGTGCGCGCCGACTCCGAGGCGTTCGCGGCCGCCAGGGCGCGCGGCCACGAGCTGGTGAGCGCCCGCGCCGTCCGCGCCGACCTCGCCGCCGTCATCGAGCGCCTGCCGCGCGGCGAGAGTGTCTACCTCAGCGTGGACGTCGATGCGCTGGACGCCGCCGAGCTGCCAGGCACGGGTAGCCCGGAACCCGAGGGGTTGACGTACGGCCAGGTGCGCGACCTGGTGGCGGCCACGGCCCGCCGCAACCGCCTCGTCGGCGTCGACCTCATGGAGCTCGCGCCCGACCTCGACCCCACGGGTCGCAGCGCCCTGCTCGCCGCTCGGCTCCTCGCCGAGACGCTGGTGGCGTGGTGGGAGGCGCGCGGCGGCGGGTCGCAGGCGTGA
- the hutH gene encoding histidine ammonia-lyase, with product MGSELTPQALERVARHGGAVTLGSTARERLARNRAYVDELLARGDTVYGVTTGFGRFAATRIAQGDVVALQRNLLLSHAVGVGEALPTDVVRAMLLLRAQSLALGASGVRPEVVELLAALLERGVHPVIPAQGSVGASGDLAPLAHMALVLIGEGEAEVGGDHLPGRAALARVGLAPLELAAKEGLALINGTQLMTAHLVLALLDAERLARVADVAAAATVEALLGSHAPFREAVTRLRPHPGAVAVAANMRALLADSEVVLSHADCDRVQDPYSLRAVPQVHGASRDALAHVRAVVEVELRSVTDNPLVVTAGETAEVISAGNFHGQPLALAADYAAIALAELGNVSERRVEQLVNPALSGLPGFLTEHGGLNSGLMVAQYTAAALVSENKVLAHPASVDSIPTSANQEDHVSMGAHAARKLVAVLRNVRYVLAVELMAAAQGVDFRAPLRPGRGVAAAHARLRELVPHLGPDRYLKPDLEAVHGAVVDGSLLAAVEAAGVELR from the coding sequence CTGGGGTCGGAACTGACGCCACAGGCGCTGGAGCGCGTGGCGCGGCACGGTGGTGCCGTCACGCTGGGCAGCACCGCGCGCGAGCGGCTGGCGCGCAACCGCGCGTACGTCGACGAGCTCCTGGCCCGGGGCGACACCGTCTACGGCGTGACGACGGGCTTCGGACGCTTCGCCGCAACGCGCATCGCGCAGGGCGACGTCGTCGCCCTGCAGCGCAACCTGCTGCTATCTCACGCGGTCGGCGTCGGGGAGGCGTTACCCACCGACGTGGTGCGCGCCATGCTCCTCCTGCGCGCCCAGTCGCTGGCCCTGGGCGCCTCCGGCGTCCGGCCGGAGGTGGTCGAGCTCCTGGCCGCCCTGCTCGAGCGGGGCGTCCACCCGGTGATCCCGGCCCAGGGCAGCGTCGGCGCGTCGGGCGACCTCGCCCCCCTCGCGCACATGGCGCTGGTGCTGATAGGCGAGGGGGAGGCCGAGGTCGGCGGCGACCACCTCCCGGGCCGCGCCGCGTTGGCGCGGGTGGGTCTCGCCCCGCTGGAGCTGGCCGCCAAGGAGGGCCTTGCCCTCATCAACGGCACCCAGCTGATGACGGCGCACCTGGTCCTGGCGCTCCTCGACGCCGAGCGCCTCGCCCGCGTCGCCGACGTCGCGGCCGCCGCCACCGTGGAGGCGTTGCTGGGGAGCCACGCGCCGTTCCGCGAGGCGGTCACGCGCCTGCGACCGCACCCAGGGGCCGTCGCCGTGGCGGCGAACATGCGCGCGCTCCTCGCCGACTCGGAGGTCGTCCTCTCCCACGCGGACTGCGACCGCGTCCAGGACCCGTACTCCCTGCGCGCCGTCCCGCAGGTGCACGGCGCGTCGCGCGACGCCCTGGCCCACGTCCGCGCCGTCGTCGAGGTCGAGTTGCGCTCCGTCACGGACAACCCGCTCGTCGTGACGGCGGGCGAGACCGCCGAGGTGATCAGCGCCGGCAACTTCCACGGGCAGCCGCTGGCGCTGGCGGCCGACTACGCCGCCATCGCGTTGGCGGAGCTCGGCAACGTCTCGGAGCGCCGCGTCGAGCAGCTCGTGAACCCCGCCCTGTCGGGGTTGCCCGGCTTCCTTACGGAGCACGGCGGCCTCAACTCCGGCCTCATGGTGGCGCAGTACACGGCCGCCGCGCTCGTGAGCGAGAACAAGGTGCTCGCGCACCCTGCGTCGGTCGACTCGATACCGACGAGCGCCAACCAGGAGGACCACGTGTCGATGGGCGCGCACGCCGCCCGCAAGCTCGTCGCGGTGCTGCGCAACGTCCGCTACGTGCTGGCGGTGGAGCTCATGGCGGCCGCGCAGGGCGTCGACTTCCGGGCGCCGCTCAGGCCGGGCCGCGGCGTCGCCGCCGCGCACGCCCGCCTGCGGGAGCTCGTGCCACACCTTGGGCCGGATCGCTACCTCAAGCCCGACCTCGAGGCCGTGCACGGGGCGGTGGTCGACGGCAGCCTGCTGGCGGCCGTGGAGGCCGCCGGCGTGGAGCTCCGGTGA
- a CDS encoding valine--tRNA ligase — protein MNPTQAHRAGAELPSRYDPGALEAPWVRRWAREPFAADPASGKEPFCIVMPPPNVTGNLHLGHAFDNTIIDVLIRFKRMQGFEALFQPGTDHAGISTQVVVERALRDEGTSRLELGRERFLERVWDWKERYGGIIFEQLQRLGVSADWTRTRFTMDDGLSRAVRRQFVELYHKGLVYRGERIVNWDPVSRTVLSDLEVDREERPGKLYELAYPLDGGGEVVIATVRPETIFADVAIALNPADPRVGELVGRRARIPLTDRLVPIIADEAVELGFGTGALKITPAHDLTDFEIGERHGLPRPSVIDQDARLASELVPEPYRGLDRFVAREAVVADLAAAGHLRATRDHTVALGLSQRTGEPVEPLLSLQWFYDTDAIASRVLAALEAGEVRVHPERYAKVNRDWLHKLRHWTISRQLWWGHRIPAWYDADGAVYVPPLDRPDLDPPDDPRYAGLALRQDEDVFDTWFSSNLWPFSTLGWPDEADPFYRTFYPTSVLVTGYDILFFWVARMEIAGYQFTGRGPFSDVVLHGLVLDADGQKMSKSKGNGIDPLTVIAEHGADALRFAMGHVSTGGQDVRWDDRRVEMGRNYATKLWNAARFALLNLRGDEVDTPPVRLADRWISSRLERTVAAVTEALEAFDLGAATRLLYDFTWSEFCDWYLEASKPALKEGDPTTRATLRRVLEAILALQHPLMPFVTSELYQALGHAEQLALAPWPTGAADRLDDGAEADFARLQAAVGAVRSLRGEADLAPTAVITVALTGEGAALVAGEAEVFESLARARLAAGPAVGPTISLALPGLSVSLPLGGQVDVTEYRARQERRLAKLEEDLERSRKKLANARFVAAAPAEVVEEERRRVAERTEVSARLREVLAQIGAEGAAG, from the coding sequence ATGAACCCTACGCAAGCCCATCGAGCAGGAGCAGAGTTGCCGAGCCGCTACGACCCCGGCGCGCTGGAGGCGCCGTGGGTGAGGCGCTGGGCCAGGGAGCCGTTCGCGGCGGACCCGGCGAGCGGCAAGGAGCCGTTCTGCATCGTCATGCCGCCCCCGAACGTGACCGGCAACCTGCACCTGGGGCACGCCTTCGACAACACCATCATCGACGTGCTCATCCGCTTCAAGCGGATGCAGGGTTTCGAGGCGCTGTTCCAACCGGGCACCGACCACGCGGGCATCAGCACCCAGGTCGTGGTCGAACGCGCGCTCCGTGACGAGGGCACGAGCCGGCTCGAACTCGGTCGCGAGCGCTTCCTGGAACGGGTTTGGGACTGGAAGGAGCGCTACGGCGGGATCATCTTCGAGCAGCTGCAACGCCTGGGCGTGAGCGCCGACTGGACCCGCACGCGCTTCACCATGGACGACGGGTTGTCGCGGGCCGTGAGGCGGCAGTTCGTCGAGCTCTACCACAAGGGCCTCGTCTACCGGGGCGAACGCATCGTGAACTGGGACCCGGTCAGCCGAACGGTGCTGTCCGACCTCGAGGTCGACCGCGAGGAGCGCCCCGGCAAGCTCTACGAGCTCGCCTACCCGCTCGATGGGGGCGGTGAGGTGGTGATCGCGACGGTGCGTCCCGAGACGATCTTCGCCGACGTCGCCATCGCCCTCAACCCGGCAGACCCGCGGGTTGGGGAGCTGGTGGGGCGGCGCGCGCGCATCCCGCTCACCGACCGGCTCGTGCCGATCATCGCGGACGAGGCGGTGGAGCTCGGCTTCGGGACCGGCGCGCTCAAGATCACGCCGGCTCACGACCTGACGGACTTCGAGATCGGGGAGCGCCACGGCCTGCCGCGCCCCAGCGTCATCGACCAGGACGCCCGGCTCGCCTCCGAGCTGGTGCCCGAGCCGTACCGCGGCCTCGACCGCTTCGTGGCGCGGGAAGCCGTGGTTGCCGACCTGGCTGCCGCAGGGCACCTGCGGGCCACCCGCGACCACACGGTCGCCCTGGGCCTGTCGCAACGCACCGGCGAACCCGTGGAGCCCCTACTCTCCCTGCAATGGTTCTACGACACGGACGCCATCGCCAGTCGCGTGCTGGCCGCGCTGGAGGCCGGCGAGGTCCGCGTGCACCCGGAACGCTACGCCAAGGTCAACCGGGACTGGCTGCACAAGCTGCGGCACTGGACCATCTCGCGCCAGCTCTGGTGGGGCCACCGCATCCCGGCCTGGTACGACGCGGACGGCGCCGTGTACGTGCCGCCCCTCGACCGGCCCGACCTCGACCCGCCGGACGACCCGCGCTACGCCGGGCTCGCCCTGCGCCAGGACGAGGACGTGTTCGACACCTGGTTCTCGTCCAACCTGTGGCCGTTCAGCACCCTCGGATGGCCCGACGAGGCCGACCCGTTCTACCGCACCTTCTACCCGACGAGCGTCCTGGTGACCGGCTACGACATCCTCTTCTTCTGGGTGGCCCGCATGGAGATCGCCGGCTACCAGTTCACCGGGCGAGGCCCCTTCAGCGACGTCGTGCTGCACGGCCTGGTGCTCGACGCCGACGGCCAGAAGATGTCGAAATCGAAGGGCAACGGCATCGACCCGCTCACGGTCATCGCCGAGCACGGTGCCGACGCGCTGCGCTTCGCGATGGGCCACGTGAGCACAGGCGGGCAGGACGTGCGCTGGGACGACAGGCGCGTCGAGATGGGCCGCAACTACGCCACCAAGCTGTGGAACGCCGCGCGCTTCGCGCTCCTCAACCTGCGCGGCGACGAGGTCGACACCCCACCAGTGCGGCTCGCCGACAGGTGGATATCGAGCCGGCTCGAGCGCACCGTGGCCGCGGTGACGGAGGCGCTGGAGGCGTTCGACCTGGGCGCCGCCACGCGGCTCCTCTACGACTTCACGTGGTCCGAGTTCTGCGACTGGTACCTCGAGGCGAGCAAGCCGGCGCTCAAGGAGGGCGACCCGACCACCCGCGCCACCCTGAGGCGCGTGCTGGAGGCCATCCTCGCCCTGCAGCACCCCCTGATGCCGTTCGTCACCTCCGAGCTGTACCAGGCGCTCGGTCACGCGGAGCAGCTGGCGCTGGCGCCGTGGCCGACGGGCGCCGCCGACCGCCTCGACGACGGGGCCGAGGCCGACTTCGCGCGGCTGCAGGCCGCCGTCGGCGCCGTGCGCAGCCTACGCGGCGAGGCGGACCTGGCCCCAACGGCCGTGATAACCGTGGCGCTCACGGGCGAGGGCGCCGCGCTCGTCGCGGGGGAGGCCGAGGTGTTCGAGAGCCTGGCGCGGGCGCGCCTCGCCGCCGGGCCGGCGGTCGGTCCGACCATCAGCCTGGCGCTGCCCGGGCTGTCGGTCAGCCTCCCCCTCGGCGGTCAGGTCGACGTGACCGAGTACCGCGCGCGGCAGGAGCGGCGCCTCGCCAAGCTCGAGGAGGACCTCGAGCGCTCCCGCAAGAAGCTGGCGAACGCGCGCTTCGTGGCCGCGGCGCCCGCCGAAGTGGTCGAGGAGGAGCGGCGCCGAGTGGCGGAGCGGACGGAGGTGAGCGCCAGGCTGCGCGAGGTGTTGGCGCAGATCGGCGCGGAGGGAGCGGCGGGGTGA
- a CDS encoding Mrp/NBP35 family ATP-binding protein — MAVTRERVLEALKGVNDPELHQDLVTLGMVDSVEVSDDTVKLEVTLTTPACPMKAKIEQDIRAAIKKDLGVDKVELTFGSVVRGPTQMPLPGVRNVIAVGSGKGGVGKSTMAANLAASLSLEGALVGLLDADIYGPSQGKMYGVEGKRLMADDEKHILPLRNHGVKVISIANLVEDGQALTWRGPILHGTLTQLLKQTVWGELDYLVVDLPPGTGDVQLSLSQLVPVTGMVLVTTPQDMALVDVRRAYTMARKTHIPVLGVIENMSYYALPDGTKDHIFGEGGAERWAASENLPLLGQVPITRALRESGDSGTPLVVSHPDDPSAVELRRATRRMAGQVSIQSVNSLPMVG; from the coding sequence ATGGCAGTCACCCGCGAACGCGTACTCGAGGCCCTGAAGGGCGTCAACGACCCGGAGCTCCACCAAGACCTCGTCACGCTCGGCATGGTCGACAGCGTGGAGGTGAGTGACGACACCGTCAAGCTCGAGGTCACCCTCACCACCCCGGCCTGCCCGATGAAGGCCAAGATCGAGCAGGACATCAGGGCCGCCATCAAGAAGGACCTGGGCGTCGACAAGGTCGAGCTGACCTTCGGCTCGGTCGTGAGGGGTCCCACGCAGATGCCGCTCCCCGGCGTGCGCAACGTCATCGCCGTCGGTTCGGGCAAGGGGGGCGTCGGCAAGTCGACCATGGCCGCCAACCTCGCCGCCTCGCTCAGCCTCGAGGGGGCGCTCGTGGGCCTGCTCGACGCCGACATCTACGGCCCCAGCCAGGGCAAGATGTACGGCGTCGAGGGCAAGCGCCTCATGGCCGACGACGAGAAGCACATCCTGCCCCTTCGCAACCACGGCGTGAAGGTCATCTCGATCGCCAACCTCGTCGAGGACGGCCAGGCGCTCACCTGGCGCGGCCCTATCCTGCACGGCACGTTGACTCAGCTCCTCAAGCAGACCGTGTGGGGCGAACTCGATTACCTCGTGGTCGACCTCCCGCCCGGCACCGGCGACGTGCAGCTGTCGTTGTCGCAGCTCGTGCCCGTCACGGGCATGGTGCTCGTCACCACCCCGCAGGACATGGCGCTCGTCGACGTGCGCCGCGCCTACACCATGGCGCGCAAGACGCACATACCCGTCCTGGGGGTCATCGAGAACATGAGCTACTACGCCCTTCCCGACGGCACGAAGGACCACATCTTCGGCGAGGGGGGCGCGGAGCGGTGGGCGGCGTCCGAGAACCTGCCCCTGTTGGGCCAGGTACCCATCACGCGGGCGCTGCGGGAGAGCGGCGACAGCGGCACGCCGCTGGTGGTGTCGCACCCCGACGACCCCAGCGCCGTCGAGCTCCGCCGCGCCACGCGGCGCATGGCGGGTCAGGTGAGCATCCAGTCCGTGAACAGCCTGCCCATGGTCGGCTGA